The genomic window TATCTAGCTCAACCTATAGTTATAAATGGGTGAAGATGTAGAGCGATGGCGTACCCGCCCACCAGAGGTTATCGCCAATCGTTTGTGACAAAATGTTAAGCTGTTAGTGATCCAAAACGCCTGAAGATGGGGAAAACGCAAAATGAAGCACCAAATTAATTACCTCAAGATGTTTTGGCGGCAAGGCTTGGTGTTATTATTGGGGATCATCGTCTTTTGCTTGCCCTTACCAGCATGGGCAGTAGATTGGACGCATCCTTTATCATTTAGCAATGCAGAATTATCGAGACATGACTTTTCTGGTGATAGTTTGCAAGCGGCGGAGTTTTCTAACGCCAATTTAGAAATGACTAACTTTGTCGGTGCGGATTTGCGGGGAGCAGTATTAAGTGCTTCCGTGATGACAAACGCAAATCTCCACGGAGCAGATTTAACTAATGCAATGGTGGATCAGGTAAACTTAACAGGGGCTGATTTAAGCGATGCCGTTTTTAAAGAAGCTATTTTACTCCGTGCCATCTTTAATAATGTGAACCTAGAAGGCGCAGACTTTACTGATGCAATTTTAGACAAGGCACAAATCAAAGAACTTTGTACAAAAGCTAGCGGAGTAAATTCTCAAACAGGCGTAGAAACTCGTGATTCTTTGGGATGTTAATGAAGCGTATAGGTGTAATTGGTGGTGGACAGCTAGCCTGGATGATGGGGGATGCAGCCAATAAGCTAGAGGTAGAGTTGATAGTGCAGACTCCTAGCATTCAAGATCCGGCTGTGGCGATCGCTCATGATACTGTATTGGCAGCAATTGATGATGCTGATGCAACAAAAGTTTTAGCAGCCAAAAGCGATGTTATCACCTTTGAAAATGAATTTGTCGATTTAGAGGCTTTATCTCTGCTAGCAAAGCAAGGTGTCTGCTTCCGTCCCAGGTTAGAAGCTTTAGCACCACTATTAGATAAATATCATCAGCGTTGTTATTTAAGAGATTTAGGGCTACCTGTTCCGCAATTTTTCGCTGTCGAACAGCAGGAAGATTTAGCAGCCAAAATTGCAGACTTAGGTTTTCCCCTAGTGCTGAAATCTCGCCGTCACGGTTACGACGGACAGGGAACTTTTATCATTCGTGATTTAGCTACCTTGCAAGAAAAACTAGAGTTAAATCAAAAAAATCCAACTCTATTTTTAATAGAAGAATTTGTCCCCTTTGAACGGGAACTAGCGGTAATTGCTGCCCGTGCAGTAGATGGTGAAGTTGTCATCTATCCAGTGGTAGAAACACAGCAAGAACAACAGGTATGTCGCCGAGTTATAGCCCCTGCTGATATTACACCCGAACAAGTCGCCACAGCAGAAGCGATCGCCTATAAATTATTAAACAGCCTCCAATTTGTCGGAGTGTTTGGTATTGAACTATTCTTAACTACTGACGGAAAAATATTAGTCAACGAAATAGCCCCCCGTACCCACAATTCTGGGCATTTTTCCCTAGACGCTTGTGCAACTTCCCAATTTGAGCAGCACCTGAGAGCAGTTTGTGGTAAGCCTTTGGGAAATCCGGCTTTACAGTGTACAACTGCTGTCATGGTCAACTTATTAGGTTATGAAACCTCTGTCAGCGACTACCAAAGCAAACGCCAGCAATTAGCAGCAATTCCCCAAGCACACGTCCACTGGTACGGTAAAACAGAATCTCGTCCAGGACGCAAACTAGGACACGTCACCGTTTTGTTAGAAAATCATAACCCAGCGATGACCTCTGAAATCGTCCACACTATAGAATCTATCTGGTACTTTAGTTGAAGAATTAAGGGTGTAGGGGTGTAGGGGTGTAAGGGTGTAAGGGCTAGCAGAACTGTTGACTATTGACCAACTTGTACACAATTGGTTTTGAAAAGCTATAATGAGTGAGTTGCACTGCGACGTTGGTGACTGCCATCAAGTTTTTTGATCTATGTCTTTAAGAAAAAGGGAGCTAAATGCTTCTCGTGGCAGTAAACCGGGCGTGTACCCGGAAACTTTAAACGAGTAAAATCTGTTCCCCCCTGGTTTAACCAGGTCATAAACTTAGGTAAAACGGCGTTGCGGTGAACTCAAAATTTTAAGCTCCCAATTTTATTAAAACTGGGAGCTTTAATATTTTGTATGTAGTCGTCTTGAACTGCGTACACGAATAACAGCTAAAGAAGGGTTTGTAGTAAGGACTTTAGTCCTTAGAAAAATCAGGACTAAAGTCCTCACTACAAACTTGCTTATCCATCAATTTAAACTTGATGCACTACTAGTTGTATCAGATGATTCTGAATCAGGTACAAAACAGAGTTAAGATAACTAAAAAATAACTTAAATTTTAGTTAAAAATAGAAAAATTGTTACAACCGCAACTAACAAATCCTGTCTTTCCAGCGTCGGTTTTCCGGCTAGATAATGGTTTAACGTTGATTCATCAAGAAATTCCCACTACTCCCGTAGTTGTGGCTGATGTTTGGGTAAGGGCTGGAAGTATACATGAGCCAGAACCGTGGTTTGGTATGGCGCATTTTTTAGAACACATGATTTTTAAAGGTACAGCCACCCTACAGCCGGGAATGTTCGACCATAATATCGAGAATACAGGTGGTGTCAGTAATGCGGCCACAAGCTACGATTATGCTAATTATTCCCTAACTACGGCTGCTACTTATATAGAAGACACTCTGCCTCATTTAGGAGAACTACTACTCAACGCTGCAATTCCAGAGGATGAGTTTGTCCGTGAACGGGATGTAGTATTAGAAGAAATCCGTGCTTCTTATGATGACCCAGACAGTGTAGGCTTCCAATCTCTACTGCAAAGCGTCTACCAAGAGCATCCTTACGGACGCGCAATTTTGGGTAATGCGCAAGAACTAATGCAGCATTCACCAGAAGCAATGCGCTGTTTTCACCGCACTCACTACCAACCAGAAAATATGACAGTAGTAATGGCGGGAGGTATTAACCAACAGCTAGCATGGGATTTGGTTCACAAATCATTTGGTAATTTTGGTGAACGTGGAGAATGTCCACCAATTAAACCATTAACTAAGCCAGTTATTAGTGGAGTTCGCCGCCAAGAATTGTCTTTACCACACCTAGAACAAGCACGGCTGTTAATGGGGTGGCTAGTACCAGGCGTAGAAGAACTGCGTGCGGCTTATGGTTTAGATTTATTATCAGTATTGTTGGCAGAAGGACGGACTTCCCGCTTAGTACGTGATTTACGAGAAGAACAGCAACTAGTGCAGGGAATTTGCAGTAATTTTTCTCTGCAACGAGAAGCGAGCTTATTTACAATTACGGCTTGGTTAGAGCCAGAACACCTAGAAATAGTAGAGAATTTAATTCTCAGCCATTTGGATGATATCTTCAGCCAAGGTATTAATGAAAATCAATTAGCTCGCACCCGTAGGCTGTTATGTAATGAGTATGCCTTTTCTACCGAAACACCAAATCAGTTGAGTGGGATGTATGGCTACTACAATACCATTGCCCAAGCAGAATTATCTGTCACCTATCCTCAGCAAATTCAATCATTTGCTCCTCAAGAACTGCAAAAATTAGCTAAACAGTATCTTTCACCGCAAAATTATGCAGTAACTATTATTAAACCTTGTTAACTGATGACTGATGACGGTTGACTGGGGACAAGATATATCTTACCAAAGTCAGAAAATGAGATGTGTCATTCTGAATGAAATGTATAATTTTTGAGATGTTTCGCTTCGCTCAACATGACAAATTCAGCATTTATGCAAGAGGTCTAAGGAAGACAAAGAAGTAAAAAAGAAACGAATCTTTTGACGTTTGACTTTTGTATGCCCAATTCCCAATGACTAATAACTAATGACTCAAACTGTGAATCCTGCTGTATCTAACAACTCCCTTATCCATCGCACTGTATTAAACAATGGTATTGTCGTACTGGTAGCAGAAAATCCAGCTGCGAATATTATTGCGGGGCGAATTTTTATTCGTGCTGGTAGTTGCTGTGAACAACGCGAAAAAGCAGGTTTAGCGCATCTACTAGCAACAGTCATCACTAAAGGATGTGATGGACTTTCTAGTATGGAAATTGCCGAAGAAGTCGAATCTGTGGGAGCTAGTTTGAGTGCAGATACATCGACTGATTATTTTTTAATGTCGTTAAAGACAGTGACGGGGGATTTTCCTCAGATATTATCACTTGCAGGGCGGATTGTGCGATCGCCTACTTTCCCCACCACCCAAGTAGAACTAGAACGGCGTTTAACCATCAATAGCATTCGTTCCCAAAAAGAACAGCCCTTTACCCTAGCAATAGAGCAAATACGGCGGGTAATTTACCAAAATCATCCCTATTCACTATCGGTGATGGGGGATGAAAATACTGTCAGTAACATCACCCAAGAGGACTTGGTAGACTATCACCAAACATATTTTCGTCCAGACAATATAGTAATTAGCATTGCTGGGCGAGTCACTTTAAATGAGGCTGTAGCCTTAGTAGAAGAAGTATTTGGTGATTGGCAAAATCCAGACCAAGCCCTACCAGAAATTAATCTACCAGAAATTTTAGTAGAACCACAATCCCAGCTTAAGCCTATACACACCCAGCAATCTATTGTCATGCTCGGTTATTTGGGTGCAGCAGTAAATTCTGCTGATTATGCCCCTTTAAAATTACTATCTACTTATTTGGGGAATGGTCTATCTAGCCGTTTATTTGTCGAATTACGAGAAAAACGGGGTCTAGCCTACGAAGTTTCGGCATTTTATCCTACTAAGCTATATCCAGCGTCATTTTTAGTTTATATGGGTACAGCCCCAGAAAATACCACCATAGCCCTAGAAGGATTGCGTACAGAAGTAGAGTTACTGTGTACCACAGAATTAACCCAAACCAGTCTGCAAGCGGCGAAGAACAAAATTTTAGGGCAGTATGCCTTGGGTAAACAAACTAACGGACAAATTGCTCAACTATACGGTTGGTATGAAATTTTGGGTTTAGGAATTGACTTTGATAGACAATTCCAAGAAATGACAACTGCTGTCACCATCCAAGATGCTTTAATCGCCGCGCGTCGCTACCTCCAGAAACCTTATTTATCTTTGGTAGGTCAAGAAGAAGCAATTAACCGCGCTATTTTGAGTAATGAGTAATGAGTGCTGAGTGCTGAGTGCTGAGTGCTGAGTGCTGAGTAATGAGTTTTGAGTGTATGCTGAATCTGCACAGGTTACAACCTGCTATTGAAAAAATTCAGCCCTTTGAAAAACCAGCTTAGAGGCGAATAAGTGCAGTTACTGCACGCTGCTCACGCCCCGCTCCGCTAACAGCACCGGCTAAACGCCGCGCTACTGCTAACAGCACTCATTACTCATTACTCATGACTCAGCACTAACTACTCAGCACTACTAAACGGTGTAATATTAGCAACAGAAGTTCTGGGAGTGATTTCCATGAAAGGCAGCCTGACAGCAAGTATTGTAAGCTACTTAGACTCACTAAAGACATTTCGCTGCTTCAGCAAAAGTAAGTTTTATTGGCTACTGATGTTTTCCTGTACGTCTGTGTTCCTTGGCTCATCGGCTATAGTAACAGTTACAGCACCCCAAGCAATTGCCCAACAAGTTGGGATAAACCGTCCTACTCTCAAGGTTGGTAGTCAAGGCGAACGCGTCTCGGAACTTCAGGCGGCTCTGAAGCTTTTGGGCTTTTATTCTGGTGCAGTTGATGGAACTTATAATGAACCTACCGCCAATGCTGTTTCTCGGTTTAAACAAACAGTGGGTTTGAGTCCAGATGGTATTGTTGATACGCCTACCTGGCAGAGACTTTTCCCAAATCAACCATTTGTGGCATCAATACCTAACTCAACAGCCAATACCATAACGGCTTTTCCTGTTCCTACTCAAGCTGCTACAACTACTAATACTAGACCTGAACTAAGACCCACTCCTCCCCGGCCTGTTAATAATCAGGTTGTGAATACTAAACCTGTCCCCAACCGGACAAACACCAAACCAGTGAATAATCAGGTTGTCAATACTAAACCTGTTTCTAGACCTAGCAATACTTCCAGGCAAAATACCACAACAACTAGACCATCCTCAACAACTCGTCCTAACCCCACTCCACCAGCTAATCGCATTTCTGGTGTACAGTACACCTCAGAAGGATGGCCGATTTTGCGGGTGGGGATGAGTAATCCAGAAGTTACCAAGTTACAAACAAGGTTGAATCAGCTAGGTTTTCTCAAAGGTGGTGTAGATAGCTATTTTGGTGTAATGACGGAAAATGCTGTGAAAGCAGCACAAAAACGTTATGGAATAAAGCCTGATGGTGTAGTTGGTAGTGCTACTTGGGAGGCTCTATTGCGACAATCGCCTCAACGGCGTTAATATCATGTCTGCTAAAAGAATTAGCATATCTCTGTAATGCTTGGTAATTGGTAATTGCTCATGGGAAAAATAAATCAGCAATTACCAATTAACAATTTTTGTATATTTCTTCGTAAGGCCGATTTCTTTCAACAAAATATGAAAAATTTTCTATTGACGTGGTTAGGTACTGCGGTGGCTTTGCTGATTACTGCCAATATTGTACCTGGGTTTGTGGTGAATAGTTTTGTCGCTGCTTTGGTTGCTGTGGCAGTAATTGGGTTAGTCAATGCTTTTGTTAGACCAATTTTAAGTATTTTGACCTTTCCCATTACTCTACTGACCTTTGGGCTATTTACATTTGTGCTGAATGGCTTAATGCTTTGGCTAGCAAGTCTCCTCACCCCTAAGTCTTATTTTGAAATTGAAAACCCTTTAGCCGCTTTTTTGGGGTCAATTGTATTATCTGTGGTTTCTAGCGTCATTAACTATATTCTTAGAACTATGGAATAGTCATGTGTAAAAATTTATGAGTCATTAATCAGTAGGTAGGAAAAAGTCAAAAATCAAAAAACAGAAATATTTGTCTTTTACCTTTGTACTTCCTATTTCCCAGTCCTACCATACAATATGGTTCAATGAAAAGTTATTTGTGTAGATAATTGGTCTTGTCAGACACGATAAATCGCGTCTCTACATGATAATCTGTGACTGATATGAACCGTATTGCCCTATAGTGACGCCAGCATCTTCTATCACAGAAGTGATGCTTATGCCTGTAAAAAGGGAATATTAAAGATAGAACATTATTTTCTTTAATTTCCCTTCACTGATATGAATAAACCAAACATTTTCAACAATGCCAAGCAAAAATTGAAAAAGTCTCGTTGGCCTGCATGGCTACCTTATCCTAGCTGCTGGTTAAAATCATTGATTTTGATGATATTTCTACGAGTGATTATATTTATAGCCAAGTTTTTACTAAAAGTAGGGTATGGGGTTTCTAATTTTATAAGTAGTCCAGAATTGTTAGTTATATTCGGAATAATAACTCTTCTTTCTCCTATTGCTATTATTGCTTTTACTCATCATTATTTACATTTAATTTTCAACCGATTTATTTCAGAAATTCAAGCACCAGAAATAGGTATTGTAAAAGGGTTAATACCAAAATTGATGAGTTGGTGGGAAGGACTATATGGTTGGCTTGTAATTATCTTATCTACGCTGGTGGCTGGTTTGTTCTGCACTATCATTTTACCTGTATTTCATATTAATTATGCAAAACCTCCTGAGACATACACCTCATTTGAACAGCAAATCATATTAATATTTGGATTGATATGGTTAGTTCAAGGATCGCTTATTTACCAAATTGATTATTTAGTTAGACAGCATTTAATATTGGTATATTCTAGCAATAAAAAATTATAAATACAGTGATAGTAACAGTTTTAAATGCTGTAGTTACGCAAACTTATGATTGATTATAATATTTGTTGTTTATGTTTATTGAAAGTTTACACATAGCAGTTTGCAATTGATTGGAGTACATAGTTGGATTTATTTGTGCATACCTACTTACTTAAATCTGGGTTGAGCTACAGCGATTGTTACTGCGCCTGGTTGTGCTGGTAAACGGAAAATTTGTTTAGGAACTAAAAGCTTGACTGCAAAATTAAGCTGGGAAGCCGCCAAAATAGCAGAGGCTTCAGCTACGCTAGGCGTTCCGACTATTTTAGCGATCGCTACGGTAGGATGAGGAACAACAACACTAGACAAACTCTCGGCAGGAAAGGTTTTTAAAGGCAAATCATAGCTGCGACAAAACTCGATTAAGCCCGGTTCTGATGCTTTTATATCGATAGTAGCAAGACCGGCGATCGCTGTTTGTGGCAGGTTATAATTTTGAAAAACTTGCTCAATTGCTACCAATAATAACTCAGAAGAAATACCTGATTGACAGCCAAATCCTATCCACAAATTTTGTTGTACAGGCTGTTGCTCAGGAATTATTTGCACATTCGTAACTAAATTACTATCAAGTAGAATTTGAAACTTTTAGTCTTTCGGTATTTCATTATAAGTTAGTAAGTTGTGCTTTTTAGCGTTTATTAAAATACCTAAAAACTGATAGTTAGAATACTGTTATCAGAAATGAAAAACTATATATTGAGCATATCTAGCACAGTAGGAAACGCCGGGGTGAGGACAAGGTAAAAACTAGAAAGTAAATATACTTTTCTAATTTTGCTTCTTTGGCATCCCTGAAGCAACAAGGTTTTACTTAGTCTACTTCGGTGTTTCAATTTCTTCACATTTTCGCCGTAATTACTTTATAAAAGGCTACGACTGATTTTTTTAATTTTAGTTTTTCATTTCTGAACCAGATTTCCTTTACCTCCTTAGTATTTAATTTAATACCGTGTTTTTTACTAGTTGTCAAGTTGTCTCAAACAAGTTTTATGATAAAAAAATTCTAGATAAAATTTGTCTAAAAAACAACAGAAATTTTTGACTTTTATTGCTAAGTTCTTGCCAAAAATTTAGACCATCAGAAAAGATGTATTGTTTTCTAGAACAAAGTAACATATGGCGGTTCTCGTTTTAGTGAGGTACAAGAACCCCACCCCCAACCCCCTCCCCGCAAGCAAGGAGGGGGCTATGATATGCCTCATGTAATTAGGAAACGCTATAATTACGAATTACGAATTACGAATTATTCCTCCGCCCCAGCCTGCTGGAAAATTTGCACGATATTCCTATAACCATTAAATTCTGCCAGCATCAAAGCCGTATAACCACCACGGTTTTTTAAATTCATATCTGCCCCAGATGCCAGTAATACTTGCACAACTTTACCATAGCCCCCAGCCGCAGCCCACATCAAGGCTGTAGCCCCTGCGGAATCTTGATAATTAATATTTGCACCCTTGGCTAACAATACCTGAACTATGCCAGGATAGTTACGTTCTGCTGCCTTGATTAAAGCCGTTTTGCTGTCCTTCGCTGGAATATTGACATCAGCACCATAATCTAAAAATACCTTGACTGTATCTGTCTGTCCTTGGGCTACTGCCAAGGTTAAAGGTGTTTCACCAATTTTATCACCATGCAAATTTGCACCGTAACGCAGCAGTGCTTCCACTATCTGACTATGCCCCTGCAATGCGGCTATTAGCAAGGGTGTGTCACCGAGATGATTTTTGATTTGAGGATTTGCACCCCGATGAAGTAAAACTTGTACTAAATCAAGATAGCCTTCCACAACAGCGAGATGTAAGGCTGTTTCGCCGTCTTTATCTTGATGATTAACTTGAGTACCTTGATCTAGTAATATAACTGCGGTCGCCACCTGTCCAGCCGCCGCAGCTGCCAATAGTGCCGTACCACCATCTTGGTTTTGTAAATTCACATCAGCCCCACCCGCCAGCAATGCTTGGACTACATCCACACTTCCCAAGTCAGATGCAATCATCAGCAGGGTTTCGCCGTCCTCATCTTGGGTGTTAGCATCAACACCACTTTCTAAAAGCAGTCGCACTACTTCCCCGTGTCCATGCTTAATTGCCAATTTTAAAGCCGTATCTTCGTCATTGTCTTGGCAATTCACATCAGCCCCACCCGCCAGCAATGCTTGGACTACATTAGTGTGACCCTTGAGTGCAGCTGCCATCAAAGCCGTACTACCATCTTCATTGGTGGCATTAATATCAGCCCCCCTAGAAACTAGAAGCCGTACAATATCTAGCTGATTAGCACTAGCAGCTAACATCAAAGCCGTCAAGCCGTAGCGTTTTCTAGCTAAATTGATATTTGCTCCCGCATCCAAGAGCGATCGCACAATTTCGGTATAGCCTAGATTAGCAGCAAACATTAACGCTGTAGTGCCATCGCGATCGCACACATTCACCATTGTGCCAGCAGCCAATAGCCCGTCCAGCTGCTTCAAATCACCACTTTTAGCAGCCTTCAGCAGCAAAGCATCATAGTTTTCAATCATGAATCCATTCCGACTGGGAAATGTTATTTATTGAGTCTCAGAATTTAGTCTGAGATGCTTTAGGTACTTTGGCAAGATATTGGGTATTGCCTACCTTGTCTACCTTGTCCCTCTTGTCTCCCATTGCCCACGGTACGTAGAATTGTGCTAATTTTTATTAAGATTTAAGAATTGGGCGAGAACACAATGAATCTGGAACTATCTGACTCAGTTAAATATTGGCTGAATTTCTTTCACCCGTTGATTATGTGGGTGTTACTAGCACTCTCACTGTATGCTGCTTACCTAGGTCTGCAAGTACAGCGTACACGCAACGCACAAGGTGAAGCCAAAAAAGAACTAATTAAAGGTAAATATAACGTCAAACACTACCAAATTGGCTCGTTAATTTTAGCTGTAATGGTAGCTGGTGCAATTGGTGGTATGGCTGTCACCTTTATTAATAACGGTAAATTGTTTGTAGGCCCGCACCTATTAGCAGGATTAGGTATGACAGGTTTAATAGCATTTTCTGCTGCCCTATCTCCCTTTATGCAAAAAGGAGCAAACTGGGCGAGGGTAACTCACATTTTATTAAATTTCGTAATTTTAGGACTGTTTACCTGGCAGGCTATCACAGGTGTAGAAATCGTCCAAAGAATTCTTTCTAAAGCCTAGTCAATAGTCATTAGTCAATAGTCATTGGTCAATAATTGACTGTTGACTGTTGACTGTTGACTGTTGACTGTTAACTGATTTATCGCCGTTTCTTGCAATTATTTGGGAAAGGAATCCCAACAGATTGATGAAAATCTTCTTGGACTTTGCGAGTGAGGCGGCGGGAGACTTGGCGGACGATTTGGTTAAGCAAGCGATCGCCTGTAGACTGAACTAAAGACTTGGGCAAACGCTGGATAAATCGCGGAAAATGCAAACAAACCACTAAATCTAATTCCCATTCCACTCGCGTGATTGCACCCAAATCTTCTTTTAACTGTAATGATGCTCGGTAGTCTACATCATAGCCAGGGGGTTGATAATCAGGAACAGGAATTGTGCGAATGCGATAAACTCCCTCTTCTTGAGGTAAAAGTTCTAAACCAATTTTTGGCTCAACTTCATAACCAAAAGAGCCAAAACGACCAATAATTAAGGCATAGCCGTTTTCCCCCAAAGGCTGTACCTTCATTGGTTCAGCACACCGCGAAAACCAATCAGCATGAGAATTTAGATACTCAGTAACTGTCTGTGATGGGGCGGACATTTCCATACAGTCGCTATAACGACCATAAAACTTGGTTAGAGTCCCTATAGCTTTTTCTGTACCCGTCTCTTCAGTGTCTGTGAGGTTCGTAGTAACGGGGACAACTGTTTCTGTGATTTCCAGAGATTGATATTCGCCGTTTGTCGAAAGCATGAAGCATTCCCCTCTAGCTTGGCGTTTGTCTATAATTAATAATTCCCAGGTTGATTGGGCGGATTAGCATTAAACTTCCATTTTGACCGAAAGCTTATAAATCTGTCATACACTTCATAAAATCACTACAATATAAAACGGATCAATCACATAACTAGTTTCCCAGGATAGCGTTTCTTATGAAAGCATTTGTAGCAGGGGCAACAGGTGAAACAGGTCGCCGCATAGTACAAGAGTTAGTA from Nostoc sp. UHCC 0870 includes these protein-coding regions:
- a CDS encoding pentapeptide repeat-containing protein translates to MFWRQGLVLLLGIIVFCLPLPAWAVDWTHPLSFSNAELSRHDFSGDSLQAAEFSNANLEMTNFVGADLRGAVLSASVMTNANLHGADLTNAMVDQVNLTGADLSDAVFKEAILLRAIFNNVNLEGADFTDAILDKAQIKELCTKASGVNSQTGVETRDSLGC
- a CDS encoding phage holin family protein translates to MKNFLLTWLGTAVALLITANIVPGFVVNSFVAALVAVAVIGLVNAFVRPILSILTFPITLLTFGLFTFVLNGLMLWLASLLTPKSYFEIENPLAAFLGSIVLSVVSSVINYILRTME
- a CDS encoding M16 family metallopeptidase, which codes for MTQTVNPAVSNNSLIHRTVLNNGIVVLVAENPAANIIAGRIFIRAGSCCEQREKAGLAHLLATVITKGCDGLSSMEIAEEVESVGASLSADTSTDYFLMSLKTVTGDFPQILSLAGRIVRSPTFPTTQVELERRLTINSIRSQKEQPFTLAIEQIRRVIYQNHPYSLSVMGDENTVSNITQEDLVDYHQTYFRPDNIVISIAGRVTLNEAVALVEEVFGDWQNPDQALPEINLPEILVEPQSQLKPIHTQQSIVMLGYLGAAVNSADYAPLKLLSTYLGNGLSSRLFVELREKRGLAYEVSAFYPTKLYPASFLVYMGTAPENTTIALEGLRTEVELLCTTELTQTSLQAAKNKILGQYALGKQTNGQIAQLYGWYEILGLGIDFDRQFQEMTTAVTIQDALIAARRYLQKPYLSLVGQEEAINRAILSNE
- a CDS encoding DUF1997 domain-containing protein; translated protein: MLSTNGEYQSLEITETVVPVTTNLTDTEETGTEKAIGTLTKFYGRYSDCMEMSAPSQTVTEYLNSHADWFSRCAEPMKVQPLGENGYALIIGRFGSFGYEVEPKIGLELLPQEEGVYRIRTIPVPDYQPPGYDVDYRASLQLKEDLGAITRVEWELDLVVCLHFPRFIQRLPKSLVQSTGDRLLNQIVRQVSRRLTRKVQEDFHQSVGIPFPNNCKKRR
- a CDS encoding peptidoglycan-binding domain-containing protein gives rise to the protein MKGSLTASIVSYLDSLKTFRCFSKSKFYWLLMFSCTSVFLGSSAIVTVTAPQAIAQQVGINRPTLKVGSQGERVSELQAALKLLGFYSGAVDGTYNEPTANAVSRFKQTVGLSPDGIVDTPTWQRLFPNQPFVASIPNSTANTITAFPVPTQAATTTNTRPELRPTPPRPVNNQVVNTKPVPNRTNTKPVNNQVVNTKPVSRPSNTSRQNTTTTRPSSTTRPNPTPPANRISGVQYTSEGWPILRVGMSNPEVTKLQTRLNQLGFLKGGVDSYFGVMTENAVKAAQKRYGIKPDGVVGSATWEALLRQSPQRR
- a CDS encoding cobalamin biosynthesis protein, translating into MQIIPEQQPVQQNLWIGFGCQSGISSELLLVAIEQVFQNYNLPQTAIAGLATIDIKASEPGLIEFCRSYDLPLKTFPAESLSSVVVPHPTVAIAKIVGTPSVAEASAILAASQLNFAVKLLVPKQIFRLPAQPGAVTIAVAQPRFK
- a CDS encoding M16 family metallopeptidase, with the protein product MLQPQLTNPVFPASVFRLDNGLTLIHQEIPTTPVVVADVWVRAGSIHEPEPWFGMAHFLEHMIFKGTATLQPGMFDHNIENTGGVSNAATSYDYANYSLTTAATYIEDTLPHLGELLLNAAIPEDEFVRERDVVLEEIRASYDDPDSVGFQSLLQSVYQEHPYGRAILGNAQELMQHSPEAMRCFHRTHYQPENMTVVMAGGINQQLAWDLVHKSFGNFGERGECPPIKPLTKPVISGVRRQELSLPHLEQARLLMGWLVPGVEELRAAYGLDLLSVLLAEGRTSRLVRDLREEQQLVQGICSNFSLQREASLFTITAWLEPEHLEIVENLILSHLDDIFSQGINENQLARTRRLLCNEYAFSTETPNQLSGMYGYYNTIAQAELSVTYPQQIQSFAPQELQKLAKQYLSPQNYAVTIIKPC
- a CDS encoding ankyrin repeat domain-containing protein; translation: MIENYDALLLKAAKSGDLKQLDGLLAAGTMVNVCDRDGTTALMFAANLGYTEIVRSLLDAGANINLARKRYGLTALMLAASANQLDIVRLLVSRGADINATNEDGSTALMAAALKGHTNVVQALLAGGADVNCQDNDEDTALKLAIKHGHGEVVRLLLESGVDANTQDEDGETLLMIASDLGSVDVVQALLAGGADVNLQNQDGGTALLAAAAAGQVATAVILLDQGTQVNHQDKDGETALHLAVVEGYLDLVQVLLHRGANPQIKNHLGDTPLLIAALQGHSQIVEALLRYGANLHGDKIGETPLTLAVAQGQTDTVKVFLDYGADVNIPAKDSKTALIKAAERNYPGIVQVLLAKGANINYQDSAGATALMWAAAGGYGKVVQVLLASGADMNLKNRGGYTALMLAEFNGYRNIVQIFQQAGAEE
- a CDS encoding DUF4079 domain-containing protein is translated as MNLELSDSVKYWLNFFHPLIMWVLLALSLYAAYLGLQVQRTRNAQGEAKKELIKGKYNVKHYQIGSLILAVMVAGAIGGMAVTFINNGKLFVGPHLLAGLGMTGLIAFSAALSPFMQKGANWARVTHILLNFVILGLFTWQAITGVEIVQRILSKA
- a CDS encoding 5-(carboxyamino)imidazole ribonucleotide synthase; amino-acid sequence: MKRIGVIGGGQLAWMMGDAANKLEVELIVQTPSIQDPAVAIAHDTVLAAIDDADATKVLAAKSDVITFENEFVDLEALSLLAKQGVCFRPRLEALAPLLDKYHQRCYLRDLGLPVPQFFAVEQQEDLAAKIADLGFPLVLKSRRHGYDGQGTFIIRDLATLQEKLELNQKNPTLFLIEEFVPFERELAVIAARAVDGEVVIYPVVETQQEQQVCRRVIAPADITPEQVATAEAIAYKLLNSLQFVGVFGIELFLTTDGKILVNEIAPRTHNSGHFSLDACATSQFEQHLRAVCGKPLGNPALQCTTAVMVNLLGYETSVSDYQSKRQQLAAIPQAHVHWYGKTESRPGRKLGHVTVLLENHNPAMTSEIVHTIESIWYFS